The following proteins come from a genomic window of Nocardiopsis sp. YSL2:
- the crtI gene encoding phytoene desaturase family protein, translating to MPIHRNGRTRGGRRPGGPRGRDPVVVVGAGLSGLACALHLLGAGREVVVVEREDHPGGRAGRLDLDGYRIDTGPTVLTMPELLDEAFGAVGETVGERLDLVPLAPAYRASFADGSTIDVHTDRAAMTAEVGRVAGTREAVGYLRLREWLTRLYRVEMRSFIDAQFDSPLDLVRPDLLRLAALGGFGRLAPAVGRYVRDERLRRIFSFQSLYAGVPPDRALAAYAVIAYMDTVAGVYFPRGGMRAVGDALAAAAAKAGGVLRYGESVTRLERRGDRVTAVVTDRGERLPCDQVVLTTDLPAAHRLLGHRVRRPVPHRFSPSAVVLHLGTDRTWESLAHHTISFGRAWKGTFDEIIGAGRPMSDPSLLVTQPTVTDPSLAPDGRHLLYVLAPAPNLDAGRIDWDAEGPRYRDRLVATLEERGLTGLDSSIRTEHLVTPADWARQGLARGTPFSLAHTFAQTGPFRPANTVRGTANAVLAGCGTTPGVGVPTVLVSGKLAAARVLSRTGGSR from the coding sequence ATGCCGATCCATCGCAACGGGCGGACGCGGGGCGGCCGCCGGCCCGGGGGGCCTCGCGGGCGCGACCCGGTCGTCGTGGTCGGTGCGGGCCTGTCCGGCCTGGCGTGCGCGCTGCACCTGCTGGGCGCCGGACGCGAGGTCGTGGTGGTCGAGAGGGAGGACCACCCGGGCGGCCGGGCCGGGCGCCTGGACCTCGACGGGTACCGGATCGACACCGGACCGACCGTGCTGACCATGCCCGAACTCCTGGACGAGGCCTTCGGCGCGGTCGGCGAGACGGTCGGGGAGCGCCTGGACCTCGTGCCGCTGGCGCCCGCCTACCGGGCGTCCTTCGCCGACGGGTCCACCATCGACGTCCACACCGACCGGGCGGCCATGACCGCCGAGGTCGGGCGGGTGGCCGGGACCCGCGAGGCCGTCGGCTACCTGCGCCTGCGCGAGTGGCTCACCCGCCTGTACCGGGTCGAGATGCGCTCCTTCATCGACGCGCAGTTCGACTCGCCGCTGGACCTGGTGCGGCCCGACCTGCTCCGACTGGCGGCACTGGGCGGCTTCGGCCGGCTGGCCCCGGCCGTGGGGCGCTACGTGCGCGACGAACGGCTGCGCCGGATCTTCTCCTTCCAGTCGCTGTACGCCGGGGTGCCTCCGGACCGGGCCCTGGCCGCCTACGCGGTCATCGCCTACATGGACACCGTCGCCGGCGTCTACTTCCCGCGGGGCGGCATGCGCGCCGTCGGCGACGCCCTGGCCGCCGCCGCGGCCAAGGCCGGCGGCGTCCTGCGCTACGGGGAGTCGGTGACGCGGTTGGAGCGGCGCGGTGACCGGGTCACCGCCGTGGTCACCGACCGGGGAGAGCGGCTGCCCTGCGACCAGGTCGTGCTCACCACCGACCTGCCCGCGGCCCACCGGCTCCTGGGCCACCGGGTCCGCCGACCGGTACCGCACCGCTTCTCCCCCTCGGCGGTGGTCCTGCACCTGGGCACGGACCGCACGTGGGAGTCCCTGGCCCACCACACCATCTCCTTCGGCCGGGCGTGGAAGGGCACCTTCGACGAGATCATCGGTGCGGGGCGCCCCATGAGCGACCCCTCCCTCCTGGTGACCCAGCCCACGGTCACCGACCCCTCCCTGGCCCCGGACGGCCGCCACCTGCTGTACGTGCTCGCGCCCGCGCCCAACCTCGACGCCGGACGGATCGACTGGGACGCCGAGGGTCCGCGCTACCGGGACCGCCTGGTCGCCACGCTCGAGGAACGGGGGCTGACCGGCCTGGACTCCTCGATCCGGACCGAACACCTGGTCACTCCGGCCGACTGGGCGCGGCAGGGGCTCGCGCGCGGGACCCCGTTCTCGCTCGCGCACACCTTCGCCCAGACCGGGCCCTTCCGCCCGGCCAACACCGTGCGCGGAACGGCGAACGCGGTCCTGGCCGGCTGCGGGACCACTCCCGGCGTCGGGGTGCCCACGGTCCTGGTCTCGGGCAAGCTGGCCGCCGCGCGCGTCCTGTCCCGGACCGGAGGAAGCCGATGA
- a CDS encoding polyprenyl synthetase family protein — translation MRTEQDRAGFPVSPDAASVIGAVDAALSEYLDERGREAADLDPDFGRDLAGALRAFTLGGGKRLRPMLAWWGWTAGGGAPRGPTAEAAVRACAALELLQTFALVHDDVMDGSPLRRGAASVHEAFAAEHRAGAYTGELRRYGEAMAVLTGDLALAWADDLLDAALADLAEHQDARRVWSRVRTEVVAGQFLDIRGQARRDRSEAGALRTDRLKTAAYTAERPLHLGAAMAGASQPTVRALRAYGQDVGVAFQLRDDLRDAYGSPEVTGKQAGEDLARGRNTLLLSSGLRLARERGDEEAEHLLSGVGGGTDPALAARVLDAVGARELVLRRCRELSVRAIGHLAALPIDPDVMKELRRLGEAAARP, via the coding sequence GTGCGAACAGAACAGGACCGGGCGGGATTTCCGGTCAGCCCGGACGCGGCGTCGGTGATCGGCGCCGTCGACGCCGCGTTGAGCGAGTACCTGGACGAGCGGGGCCGCGAAGCCGCCGATCTGGACCCGGACTTCGGCCGGGACCTGGCGGGCGCTCTGCGCGCGTTCACCCTGGGAGGCGGCAAGCGTCTGCGCCCGATGCTGGCCTGGTGGGGGTGGACCGCCGGGGGAGGGGCCCCGCGCGGTCCCACGGCCGAGGCCGCCGTGCGCGCCTGTGCGGCACTGGAGCTCCTCCAGACCTTCGCGCTCGTCCACGACGACGTCATGGACGGCTCACCGCTGCGCCGCGGCGCGGCCTCGGTCCACGAGGCCTTCGCGGCCGAGCACCGGGCCGGGGCCTACACCGGTGAGCTCCGCCGCTACGGCGAGGCCATGGCGGTGCTGACCGGCGACCTCGCGCTGGCCTGGGCCGACGACCTGCTCGACGCCGCACTGGCGGACCTGGCCGAGCACCAGGACGCCCGGCGGGTGTGGAGCCGGGTGCGCACCGAGGTCGTGGCCGGGCAGTTCCTCGACATCCGCGGCCAGGCGCGGCGGGACCGCTCCGAGGCCGGGGCCCTGCGCACCGACCGGCTCAAGACGGCCGCCTACACCGCCGAACGCCCCCTGCACCTGGGCGCCGCGATGGCCGGGGCATCCCAGCCGACCGTGCGCGCCCTGCGGGCCTACGGCCAGGACGTCGGCGTGGCCTTCCAGCTGCGTGACGATCTCAGGGACGCCTACGGCTCCCCCGAGGTGACCGGCAAACAGGCCGGGGAGGACCTGGCACGGGGCAGGAACACGCTGCTGCTGTCGTCGGGGCTGCGCCTGGCCCGCGAGCGCGGCGACGAAGAGGCCGAACACCTCCTGAGCGGCGTCGGCGGGGGGACCGACCCCGCGCTCGCCGCGCGCGTGCTCGACGCCGTGGGCGCCCGGGAACTGGTCCTGCGGCGCTGCCGCGAGCTGTCGGTCCGCGCCATCGGCCACCTGGCCGCCCTCCCGATCGACCCCGACGTCATGAAGGAGCTGCGCCGCCTCGGCGAGGCGGCCGCCCGACCCTGA
- a CDS encoding MarR family winged helix-turn-helix transcriptional regulator produces the protein MDAASTTPAAGPDGTSGGLDDDRARADLYMALQTDGQQLAVRLVRLLHRMSDRSGMNPTDFQCYTLLRVGGTLTPGEIADSLRLSTGSVTGVIDRLEAHGLVERTRHPQDRRKVAVRLVEGADTIAAASAPGMREAMTRMHEGYSVDELRVITDWLDRVGRTLDGLIAASD, from the coding sequence ATGGACGCCGCATCGACCACCCCCGCCGCCGGGCCGGACGGGACTTCGGGCGGCCTGGACGACGACCGGGCGCGAGCCGACCTGTACATGGCCCTGCAGACCGATGGCCAGCAACTCGCCGTGCGACTCGTCCGGCTCCTGCACCGGATGTCCGACCGTTCGGGGATGAACCCGACCGACTTCCAGTGCTACACGCTGTTGCGTGTCGGTGGCACGCTGACACCCGGGGAGATCGCCGACAGCCTCCGTCTGTCCACCGGATCGGTGACCGGTGTGATCGACCGACTGGAGGCACACGGCCTCGTGGAGCGCACCCGCCATCCCCAGGACCGCCGCAAGGTCGCCGTCCGCCTGGTCGAGGGCGCGGACACCATCGCCGCCGCCTCCGCGCCCGGAATGCGCGAGGCGATGACCCGGATGCACGAGGGCTACTCGGTGGACGAACTCCGGGTCATCACGGACTGGCTCGACCGCGTGGGCCGGACCCTGGACGGCCTCATCGCCGCGTCCGACTGA
- a CDS encoding phytoene/squalene synthase family protein translates to MRGALAELDAAGIGDDRLRADYLHCRALHAHHGRTYYTATRVLPPGRRPAVHALYGFARWVDDVVDEPAPGTTVAEQHRRLDGIESELARALAGRGACEPALRALADTARRHRLPDDYFTAFMASMRMDLSVTQYTDLEHLRSYMYGSAAVIGLQVLPVLGTVVPHDEAAPHAAALGEAFQLTNFLRDVSEDLARGRVYLPADVLADHGVDRGLLERCRRARAADPRARRAVAALVEVNQEFYRRARPGIAMLSPVARPCVATAFRLYRGILDEIRAADHDVWSTRHRVSDARKAAAAVPALARSLLARSLPRPRNGERDDHSRRSRT, encoded by the coding sequence ATGAGGGGCGCACTCGCCGAACTCGACGCGGCCGGCATCGGCGATGACCGGCTGCGGGCCGACTACCTGCACTGCCGGGCCCTGCACGCCCACCACGGACGGACCTACTACACCGCCACGCGCGTCCTGCCACCCGGGCGCAGACCGGCCGTGCACGCCCTGTACGGCTTCGCGCGGTGGGTGGACGACGTCGTCGACGAACCCGCTCCGGGTACCACCGTCGCCGAACAGCACCGCCGCCTGGACGGCATCGAGTCCGAGCTGGCGCGGGCACTGGCGGGGCGCGGGGCCTGCGAACCGGCGCTGCGGGCACTCGCGGACACGGCCCGGCGCCACCGGCTGCCCGACGACTACTTCACGGCGTTCATGGCCTCGATGCGCATGGACCTGTCCGTCACGCAGTACACGGACCTGGAGCACCTGCGCTCCTACATGTACGGGTCCGCGGCCGTGATCGGACTCCAGGTGCTGCCGGTCCTGGGGACGGTGGTGCCCCACGACGAGGCCGCGCCGCACGCCGCCGCGCTCGGTGAGGCCTTCCAGCTCACCAACTTCCTGCGCGACGTGTCGGAGGACCTGGCGCGCGGGCGCGTCTACCTGCCCGCGGACGTGCTGGCCGACCACGGAGTGGACCGGGGGCTGCTGGAACGCTGCCGGCGCGCCCGCGCGGCCGACCCCCGTGCCCGCCGCGCCGTGGCCGCCCTGGTGGAGGTCAACCAGGAGTTCTACCGCAGGGCGCGCCCCGGGATCGCGATGCTCTCTCCCGTGGCCCGCCCGTGTGTCGCCACCGCCTTCCGGCTCTACCGCGGGATCCTGGACGAGATCCGCGCGGCCGACCACGATGTCTGGAGCACCCGCCACCGGGTCTCCGACGCCCGCAAGGCGGCCGCGGCGGTACCCGCTCTCGCCC